Proteins encoded within one genomic window of Actinoplanes octamycinicus:
- a CDS encoding WhiB family transcriptional regulator: MSNVRRLPGPIADLWDWQRLGLCRGRDSAQFFHPDGERGSSRNRREAKAKTMCGACPVRAECAAHALAVREPYGVWGGFSESERLRLLAVGWEDLADRHGRVDLVRLEARLGRPHKSAVPAQRQAPAA, encoded by the coding sequence ATGTCGAACGTTCGCAGGCTGCCCGGCCCCATTGCCGACCTGTGGGACTGGCAGCGGCTCGGACTCTGCCGGGGCCGGGACAGTGCGCAGTTCTTCCACCCGGACGGCGAGCGCGGTTCGTCCCGCAATCGCCGCGAGGCCAAGGCCAAGACCATGTGCGGCGCGTGCCCGGTGCGGGCCGAGTGCGCCGCCCACGCCCTCGCGGTGCGCGAGCCGTACGGGGTGTGGGGAGGGTTCAGCGAATCGGAGCGGCTGCGGCTGCTCGCGGTCGGCTGGGAGGATCTGGCCGATCGTCACGGACGGGTCGACCTGGTCCGGCTCGAGGCGCGCCTCGGCCGGCCCCACAAATCGGCAGTGCCCGCACAGCGGCAGGCACCGGCGGCCTGA
- a CDS encoding response regulator transcription factor, translating into MRTVLVCVRTPLAAQTVASTAARLGMTGVVRTAVSETEAMIRLAERPAEVVLADTAVTRPDSVGFTRRVLARSPQAQVVLFGAEDPRVAAATVAAGARGVIRGVEHDLVSVVAKALLLLLLPVRPQGMPINGNAQPAGVAGGMRNNNSPAARGQYRDGMGMGVPNAAAVPAMLGPNAPMVPAQRGDAPIDPATGRPMVAWPGNEAGPGMTDAQPAGRRLTLTERELQVLRGMADGKSNAEIGRELFVSEDTVKTHARRLFRKLGARDRAHAVAAGFRAGLVA; encoded by the coding sequence GTGCGTACCGTCCTCGTGTGCGTCCGAACCCCGCTGGCGGCCCAGACCGTCGCGTCGACCGCGGCCCGGCTCGGCATGACCGGCGTCGTCCGGACCGCGGTCAGCGAGACCGAGGCCATGATCCGACTGGCGGAACGGCCGGCCGAAGTGGTCCTGGCCGACACCGCCGTGACCCGACCCGACAGCGTCGGCTTCACCCGACGCGTGCTTGCCCGCTCGCCACAGGCCCAGGTGGTGCTCTTCGGCGCTGAAGATCCGCGGGTGGCGGCGGCGACCGTCGCCGCCGGGGCCCGCGGCGTGATCCGCGGTGTGGAACACGACCTGGTCAGCGTCGTCGCCAAGGCGCTGCTCCTGCTGCTGTTGCCGGTCCGCCCGCAGGGCATGCCGATCAACGGCAACGCGCAGCCGGCCGGGGTGGCCGGCGGGATGCGCAACAACAACTCGCCCGCCGCCCGCGGGCAGTACCGCGACGGGATGGGCATGGGCGTGCCGAACGCCGCGGCGGTGCCGGCCATGCTCGGGCCGAACGCGCCGATGGTGCCGGCGCAGCGCGGCGACGCCCCGATCGATCCGGCCACCGGGCGGCCGATGGTGGCCTGGCCGGGCAACGAGGCCGGTCCCGGAATGACCGACGCGCAGCCGGCCGGCCGTCGGCTCACCCTCACCGAGCGCGAGTTGCAGGTGCTCCGCGGCATGGCGGACGGCAAGAGCAACGCTGAGATCGGCCGCGAGCTGTTCGTCTCGGAGGACACCGTCAAGACCCACGCCCGCCGCCTGTTCCGCAAACTGGGCGCCCGCGACCGCGCCCACGCGGTGGCCGCCGGCTTCCGCGCCGGCCTGGTCGCCTAA
- a CDS encoding DUF5319 domain-containing protein → MQEEPIDPFNGDPADPAAELDDLNEDAETEPLSEDERQDVLEDLSDLEIYQALLSPTGIRGLVIECEDCHEPHYFDWDLLRGNLRHLLSSGRPRVHEPAYDPDPDHYVTWEYARGYADGVHDTLTEGNDEES, encoded by the coding sequence GTGCAAGAAGAGCCGATCGACCCGTTCAACGGCGACCCCGCCGACCCGGCCGCGGAACTCGACGACCTCAACGAGGACGCCGAGACCGAACCGCTGTCCGAGGACGAGCGGCAGGACGTGCTGGAGGATCTCTCCGACCTGGAGATCTACCAGGCCCTGCTGAGCCCGACCGGCATCCGTGGTCTGGTCATCGAGTGCGAGGACTGCCACGAGCCGCACTACTTCGACTGGGACCTGCTCCGCGGCAACCTGCGCCACCTGTTGAGCAGCGGCCGCCCCCGCGTGCACGAGCCGGCCTACGACCCGGACCCGGACCACTACGTCACGTGGGAGTATGCCCGCGGCTACGCCGACGGCGTCCACGACACCCTGACCGAGGGCAACGACGAGGAGAGCTGA